The genome window GGAAGGAACCAAACAATGATAGCAACGGTAATTAATATCAAAACCGTTTTTGTGGCGAAATTGCGCCAATAGTTCTCTTCTGGGTTGTTAAATATGCTCATTTTCCTACTTTTTTCTTACTTATTTCGTTTTACAGTGCGAAAATACGAAAAAAAACGGCTAAAATCGCAAAAAAAGATGTAAATTTGCAGAAAAATTTGAAAATAGCTATAAAAAGACATGGCAGATAGAAAAGTAAGGGTGCGTTTTGCCCCTAGTCCAACGGGTGCATTGCACATTGGCGGTGTTCGTACCGCTCTGTATAATTATTTGTTTGCTCGCCAACATGGAGGTGAGCTGGTGTTCCGTATTGAGGATACAGATTCTCATCGTTTCGTGCCTGGAGCCGAAGAATATATCCTGGAATCTTTCAAGTGGCTGGGTATCCAGTTTGACGAGGGTGTAAGTTTCGGTGGAGAGCATGGACCTTATCGCCAGAGTGAACGTCGTGATATCTATAAGCAGTATGTTCAGCAGCTCTTGGATAATGATAAGGCGTATATTGCTTTTGATACTCCTGAGGAGTTGGAAGCAAAACGTGCCGAAATCCAGAATTTCCAGTATGATGCTCATACTCGTATGCAGATGCGCAACTCTCTGACTCTTTCTAAGGAAGAGGTTGATAAGCTGATTGCTGACGGAAAGCAGTATACTGTACGTTTCAAGATTGAACCGGGACAGGAAATTCACGTGAACGATATGATTCGTGGTGATGTGAAGGTAATGAGTGATATCCTGGATGATAAGGTACTTTATAAGAGTGCTGATGAATTGCCAACTTATCACCTGGCAAATATCGTAGACGACCACCTGATGGAAATCTCTCATGTAATCCGTGGTGAGGAGTGGTTGCCTAGTGCGCCTTTGCACGTACTTCTTTATAAGGCTTTCGGTTGGGAAGATACCATGCCTCGTTTTGCGCATCTTCCTTTGCTTCTTAAGCCTGAAGGTAAAGGTAAGCTGAGTAAGCGTGATGGCGACCGCCTCGGTTTCCCGGTATTCCCGCTGGAGTGGCATGATCCTAAGACTGGCGAGGTTTCTTCCGGTTATCGTGAGAGTGGCTACTTCCCAGAGGCTGTAGTCAACTTCCTGGCGCTCCTCGGCTGGAATCCTGGTACAGAACAGGAAATCTTCTCTCTTGATGAACTGGTGAAGGCTTTTGATATTTCACGTTGCTCTAAGGCTGGTGCCAAGTTCGACTTCAAGAAGGGAATCTGGTTCAACCACGAATACATTCTGATGAAGAGCGATGATGAAATAGCTAACCTCTTTGCCCCTATTGTTGCCAACAATGGTGTAGAGGAAACTCTGGACCGCGTAAAGCAGGTGGTACACATGATGAAGGATCGTGTGAACTTTGTATATGAACTGTGGCCATTGTGTTCTTTCTTCTTCATTGCTCCTACAGAGTATGATGCTAAGACAGCCAAGAAGCGCTGGAAGGAATATTCTGCACAGCAGATGACAGAACTTGCTGATGTGCTTGAAGGTATTGAGGATTTCTCTATCGAAGGTCAGGAACCTGTCGTGATGAAATGGGTAGAGGATAAGGGCTATAAGCTGGGTGATGTGATGAACGCATTCCGTCTGACTCTCGTAGGTGAGGGTAAGGGCCCGGGAATGTTCGATATCTCTGCCTTCCTTGGCAAGGAGGAAACTCTGCGCCGTCTTCGCAAGGCAATCGAAGTTTTGGGTTAATTCACAATAATTTCTCTCTGAATGGCTTTCTGCAGCATGTTGCTGAAGGCTATTCAGAGAGTTCACGTATTTATAGATAGTAACCAATATAAAGAAATATTATGATCTATAATATCGTAATATATTTCGTCCTTTGGGGCATAGCCATTGCAAGTCTGTTCAATGAAAAGGTGCGCAAGATGTGGCGTGGTGAGCGTGAGGCTTTCAAAATATTGAAGCAGAAGGTGGATCCTAACGCTAAGTACATTTGGTTTCATGCTGCATCGCTCGGTGAGTTTGAACAGGGACGACCTTTGATGGAACGTATCCGCAAGGACTATCCTCAGTATAAGATTTTGCTTACCTTCTATTCTCCTTCAGGTTATGAGGTGCGCAAGAA of Segatella copri contains these proteins:
- the gltX gene encoding glutamate--tRNA ligase — translated: MADRKVRVRFAPSPTGALHIGGVRTALYNYLFARQHGGELVFRIEDTDSHRFVPGAEEYILESFKWLGIQFDEGVSFGGEHGPYRQSERRDIYKQYVQQLLDNDKAYIAFDTPEELEAKRAEIQNFQYDAHTRMQMRNSLTLSKEEVDKLIADGKQYTVRFKIEPGQEIHVNDMIRGDVKVMSDILDDKVLYKSADELPTYHLANIVDDHLMEISHVIRGEEWLPSAPLHVLLYKAFGWEDTMPRFAHLPLLLKPEGKGKLSKRDGDRLGFPVFPLEWHDPKTGEVSSGYRESGYFPEAVVNFLALLGWNPGTEQEIFSLDELVKAFDISRCSKAGAKFDFKKGIWFNHEYILMKSDDEIANLFAPIVANNGVEETLDRVKQVVHMMKDRVNFVYELWPLCSFFFIAPTEYDAKTAKKRWKEYSAQQMTELADVLEGIEDFSIEGQEPVVMKWVEDKGYKLGDVMNAFRLTLVGEGKGPGMFDISAFLGKEETLRRLRKAIEVLG